The stretch of DNA GGACCAGCTCCGGAAGCGCGTAGCCGAGATCGGGGCAGAGGTGACGCAGGCCTTCGCCGACCGGGAGATCTGCATCGTCGGCCTGATGAAGAGCGGGCTCGTATTCATGGCCGACCTCGTCCGCGTCATCCCCCTCGACATGACGTGCCACTTCCTGCGGGCTTCCTCGCTGCGGGAGCAGGGGGCGGGTCCGGCGCGGACGGACATCGTCTACTCCGCGGAGATTCCCTACGAAGGGAAGCACATCCTGCTCATCAACGACATCATCGATACGGGGATCACGTTGAACTTCCTCCTCGACCACATCCGCGAGCACGAGCCCGCGACCCTGAAGGTCTGCGCCCTGATCGACAAGCCGGGCGAGCGGAAGATCGACGTGCATCCCGACTGGGCGGCCTTCACGATCACCG from Candidatus Polarisedimenticolia bacterium encodes:
- a CDS encoding phosphoribosyltransferase family protein, whose translation is DQLRKRVAEIGAEVTQAFADREICIVGLMKSGLVFMADLVRVIPLDMTCHFLRASSLREQGAGPARTDIVYSAEIPYEGKHILLINDIIDTGITLNFLLDHIREHEPATLKVCALIDKPGERKIDVHPDWAAFTITEPMERFLVGYGLDFAEYYRGLPYIGTIPRPAPPAEGRKITITPGS